The following are encoded in a window of Thiohalobacter sp. IOR34 genomic DNA:
- a CDS encoding Ni/Fe hydrogenase subunit alpha, whose amino-acid sequence MSERRQIDIQVPVLTRVEGEGALELHIADGVLRDLKLRIYEPPRLFEKFLEGREPAQVLDMVARICGICPVAYQLTAVQAFEAALGFEPGPWLSAMRRVFYCGEWLQSHALHIHLLAAPDFLGFNDVTALAREHPQAVRRGLRLQALGNDLIRLFGGRSVHPVGVCVGGFQRAPEVDEVEGMRTRLAAAREDAEALLEWVTALPLPDDAQDFVCLALRHAEEYPMYSGRLVSSEGLEFDAEAFEHHVEERQLPYSTAFHALLHGRPYLVGPLARINLNHRQLPVALGERLERLGVVFPSRNMYHSIIARAAEIWLAVDEAERLLRDYRRPERPCTPLPPGPGTAVAASEAPRGVLWHRYRLDAEGRVETARIVPPTSQNQARIEADLRQALTTYGLEREDAELRQRGEMVIRNYDPCISCATHFLRLSVRRE is encoded by the coding sequence GTGAGCGAGCGGCGCCAGATCGACATCCAGGTGCCGGTGCTGACCCGGGTGGAGGGCGAGGGTGCGCTGGAGCTGCACATCGCCGACGGGGTGCTGCGGGACCTCAAACTGCGCATCTACGAGCCACCGCGTCTGTTCGAGAAATTCCTCGAGGGCCGCGAACCGGCCCAGGTGCTGGACATGGTGGCGCGCATCTGCGGCATCTGCCCGGTGGCCTACCAGCTGACCGCGGTGCAGGCCTTCGAGGCGGCGCTTGGTTTCGAGCCCGGCCCCTGGCTGTCTGCCATGCGGCGGGTGTTCTACTGTGGCGAATGGCTGCAGAGCCATGCGCTGCACATCCATCTGCTGGCGGCACCGGACTTCCTCGGCTTCAACGATGTGACCGCCCTGGCCCGCGAGCATCCCCAGGCGGTGCGCCGGGGGCTGCGTCTTCAGGCCCTGGGCAACGACCTCATCCGCCTGTTCGGTGGCCGCTCGGTGCACCCGGTGGGGGTCTGCGTGGGCGGTTTCCAGCGGGCACCGGAGGTCGACGAGGTGGAGGGGATGCGAACCCGCCTGGCGGCGGCGCGGGAGGATGCGGAGGCGCTGCTGGAATGGGTGACGGCCCTGCCCCTGCCGGACGATGCCCAGGATTTCGTCTGCCTGGCGTTGCGCCATGCCGAGGAATACCCGATGTACAGCGGCCGGCTGGTCAGTAGCGAGGGCCTGGAATTCGACGCCGAGGCCTTCGAGCACCATGTCGAGGAACGCCAGCTGCCCTATTCAACGGCCTTCCATGCCCTGCTCCACGGCCGGCCCTATCTGGTTGGCCCGCTGGCGCGCATCAATCTCAATCACCGGCAGCTGCCGGTGGCGCTCGGCGAGCGGCTTGAGCGGCTCGGCGTGGTCTTCCCCAGCCGCAACATGTATCACAGCATCATTGCCCGTGCTGCCGAGATCTGGCTGGCGGTGGATGAGGCTGAGCGCCTGCTGCGCGACTACCGGCGGCCGGAACGCCCCTGTACGCCGCTGCCCCCGGGGCCAGGGACGGCGGTGGCCGCCAGCGAGGCGCCGCGCGGTGTGCTCTGGCACCGCTACCGGCTGGATGCCGAGGGACGGGTGGAGACGGCGCGCATCGTGCCACCGACCAGCCAGAACCAGGCGCGCATCGAGGCCGACCTGCGCCAGGCGCTGACGACCTACGGCCTGGAGCGGGAGGATGCGGAACTGCGGCAACGCGGCGAGATGGTGATCCGCAACTACGACCCCTGCATC